The Halomonas sp. 'Soap Lake #6' genomic sequence TGCTTTCGAAAAAGGTGTAAAAACGCCGTAATAGTCACCTTTACCTGTTAAGAGGCTACCGGGGGCGAAGGCAATTGCGTCGTGGTAGCCTTGAACGCTAATTCCTTGCTGCTTGAACGCTTCCTGAACGGCTTGATCACGGCGCTGCTCGTTAAGTGGGTACTCAAGGTTGAAGTGAAGCTGGTCTACTTTATGCTCACGAGCAATGTCCAGCAGCACCTGTGCGGCATCGTCATAAGTGTCAATGTCGCGGTGTAATAGAGGAATGTTGAGACCATCAAGAGAGGCTTTAATTGCCGCCACTCCGCGTGCCCAAAAGTCGATTTTGTTAGTGCCATGACCGTGGGACTGCCACTGTTTAATACTACGTAAGAAAACTGCCACAACTGGCCCCTTTGCTGCGGCGGCAGCGAGCGCAGAGTTGTCGTGGGTACGTAAATCACTGCGCAACCATACAAGCTGTACGTTCATAGCGACTCCTGTATAGGGCTAAAAAATTGGCCGCTGCCCTATGTGGGTAAGCGGCCATGTAATTAATGCGACAGCAACTATCATGCGAGCCAAAAACAGTCGATTACAGCACGCCGGATTCGCGTAGCAGTGGGCGAAGCCGGGCAATTGCTTGAGGCAGGTCATCGCCTAACATGTGTACGGGGCCATCACGAAGCTCGCCTTCTCTTAACCGAGCAACTTCACCGCATACCCCTATGGGCACATTGAGCGATTGGGCTGCCTGGGGCAGAGCGTGACGAATGTAGTCGTCGCTTTCCCGCTGGCCGCTGGAGAGCAGTATCATTGATGAGTGTAGCCGTGCCACTGCTTGGGGAAGGTCAGCCAGTGCCAGGGAGTGGTCAAGTAGCTGCACTCGATAGCCCTGTTCGCTGGCCATTAGCGCGCACATTAACACCCATAGTGGTCCTGGGTCGTCGGGCATAGCGCTAAGTAAAATCTGCGGCCCCCGAGTAGCTTGATTAGCATAGTGGAGCCGTATCCCCACTTGGCTGCGCAAAAAGGCTTCCAGAGTACGACGCACAAGATCATCAGACTGGCTTGCCCACTTTGCTTCCAGGGCCAAAATAACTGGCTGCCATAACTCGTTGATAGCTACGCTAAGTGGGTAAAGTGCCAAACTCTGGTAGTACAGCGCCTCAAGCTTGGGTAAATCGATTGACTCAATCACCGCTTGAAGTTGTTGGCGCTGGCTTGCCCAATCACCTGCTTCGGGAGCGGGGGTCTCTACTGTTTCAGGCTGATCGAGTAAATCCACTACCTGGCTGACTGGCACTCCACGGTTAAGCCACTGCAATATA encodes the following:
- a CDS encoding MerR family transcriptional regulator, whose amino-acid sequence is MSNKATHPPETPLYPIREVSRLTGVNSVTLRAWERRYGLIRPQRTPKGHRLYAQDDITRIERILQWLNRGVPVSQVVDLLDQPETVETPAPEAGDWASQRQQLQAVIESIDLPKLEALYYQSLALYPLSVAINELWQPVILALEAKWASQSDDLVRRTLEAFLRSQVGIRLHYANQATRGPQILLSAMPDDPGPLWVLMCALMASEQGYRVQLLDHSLALADLPQAVARLHSSMILLSSGQRESDDYIRHALPQAAQSLNVPIGVCGEVARLREGELRDGPVHMLGDDLPQAIARLRPLLRESGVL